TACCTCCTGCTAAACCTCTCCGGTGACAGCAGCGCCTCGGGATCCCCACACTTGAGCCGGCTTGACGAGAAAGCCGCCACTCCCCCCGCCGCCAAAGCTGACGATCTCATGAACATCGGGCTCGTCAACGACTTGGTCCTCCTCGGCGACCCGCCCCCTCCTGAGCCGCCGAACCTCACGCTCGACTCTGACAGCGGAAAGAACCCCCTCCGTCGAAAGAACGGCGACTTCATTCCTCTGTAGTACCTGAAGGAGAAAACCCTTGGCTTACCCAACGATCCAAACGGCGACGGCCTTTTGCTCCAGAAGCTTCCTCTCCGGTACCGCCAGGGCGATGCCGTTGCCGGCTCCAGCACCATCCTCTCCGATGCCAAACTCCGCTCGAATCCGAACGAGTACGACCGCTTCAACAAGAAATCCCGGCCGTTGAATCTATCCTCCGAGATGTTGTTGTTCCTCATCGGCGATTGTAATTCTTCGATGCACGGAGTGATCTCTGAGAATGATCTGTGAGGCTCCGGCGAGGCTTCCGTAAGCGGCTCGAGAGCAAAGCTACGTAGGAGCGTGTCGTCGAGGCTCGGCCTGATCCTGGACGCCATCACCGGAATGAACGGAGACTCCGAACAGAATATTTCGGCTCGACAGAGGGGGCAGTTGGCATGGGACCTGAGCCAGACATCGATGCAGTCCACGTGGAACGCGTGGGAACAGACCGGGAGCGCACGAACGTAGTCTCCGTCTTCGAATTCCCAAAGGCACACGGCGCAGTCGCGACGGTCTCTGTTGGACTTGGCGGTGTAGAGTGAGAGAGGGATGGTCTTGATGACGGACTCGTCGAGGCCGTACGGGGAGTAAACGTGGAAGCCGTCGCTTGGGTCGAAGAAGGGCGAATCGTAGGGGAGCGAGTCCAGGTCGCCGGACGAGGACGGCAGGTAGGACCGGGCGCGACGTCGGCGGCGCCACCTTTTCCACTGCCGGAGGATCGGCGGGATGACGTGGCGAGAGATGAGGCGAGAGTAGGTCACGAGGAGGAACGCGGCGACCACCACCACGACCATTGCGATCAACGGCGGGCTGAACTGGACCGGCAGCTTGGACGGTGGGGATGAGGGGTTGACGAATCCGACAGTGGGAGTGATGGAGGTGAAGGGTGTTGGAGATGGGGCCCACGACTGAAAGTCGTTGACCGGTGGCTGAGCCGGGGCCATCACGATGATCACCACGATCATTGATGGTGGTGTTCTGAGTGCCTGCGCGACTGATGGTGTTTTTCAATGGGAGGGTTTTGTTGTGGTGGTTCGGGAGGGTTTAATGCTGGAGGGTTGACTGTTTTGTCCGGTCTTCCACTCCCCATTTGTCGACGGGCTTGTGGGCGGGCGACACGTCAACATTGGTGAATTTAAGGCGCCAAGTTTTTATCAGGTGTGGACGAGTGTATGCGTGAGATGCGAGTACGGTGGTTTTTTTTAACTTCGCCACGTCATACGTGATCGCGTGGTAATCCACGTCTAGGCACTGTATGAGGCTGGACCGGTGATACTTCTGCATGCTGCAGTGGAGACGTGTTTGGCTTCGCCTTGGTAATAAGCCGTGGAATTTCGGATCCCTCGGGGAGAACAATGAACATGCCAGGTTGGACACTAATTAATCAATCAACAAACAAGACTTACAAGAGTAATTAATTAGGTAATGGAAAGAGGACATTTCAACGTTCTTTATTTATTGTGGTTCCTGGGCAGTGAATTTCAATGAAAATATCATGGCGATAATGCAGAGTGCAATGAATGAGCAAGTCAAAAAGTTGGCGTAATGGCTGATGTGAGCCGATATGGACGCTACGAATAATATGGAAAAATACTGtatttttcaaccaaaataaataatataataatgtcCAAAAACTTACAAGCATTCAATGTCTTTGTGCAGTAAGTACAGTTTTGATATGAAATTTTGAACGGGAATTCCCTCTTAAGATCTCATGGTAGGAAGTTGGGTTGGGCCAGGACTAAATTTgtcattgattaaaaatatgtCAAGAGAGTTGCTCTATATTTTCTTGGTGCATTCTAGATTCTTTGTTAGTGAATTCTCCACTACAACAAATTAGAATTTTCGGTGGGATCGGTGAACTACACAAGCCGGTAGGGGGGTAAATTATCCGATTACCAATTATTGAAAACTCACCAACCACCATTGAACCGTCTTTAACCGTCTATTGCctatcataaaataaataaatcaaaaataaaaaattggaataaaaaaatttatcgaATTATTAATCTGTTGTTAATCGGGTAAAAGGATTTCTCTGTCAAGTTCCGACCTGACCCGACTTGACATTGTGCAAAACGGCGTCGATTGACGCGTTATCGAAAAAACCTAGAATAACAACTAAAACGACACCATTTAACAAgcttatatgtatgtatttttttcACACACATTGGACATTTCAAACCCTAGAATCGCCCTTCTACCATCTCTCACTCTCCCGATCAAAAAAACCAAACCCTAGAATTTGGATCACTCGATTCACTCCCTACCTGCCATGGCTGCCACCCACGCCATGAGTTCGTGACGCCTAGCAGcctatctttctctctctctctctctctctctctctctctctctctctctctctctctctctctctctcatgttgaTGTGTTTCGATCCAGTGATAAACTTAATCGCCAAATCGAGTTAACATTCGACATTTTCTTGTCAAATTTAGGTCCTTTAggattttctttcccttttagtttTTATGTCTCACTGTGGGAGGGAAtatgttgataaaaaaaatttgttacccgatttaattttgtaaatttgtttgtttcttctttattGATTTTGATCGATTTGTTTCATCTTCTCTGGCAGATACACCACATGTCTCGGTGCGGTGGGGACTATGTATCTCAGTTGTGGATTTGATTATTGAAATTGTCTGAGTTTGAGAGTTTTGGGTTATTGTGTTTGTTGGAAACTTGGAATTTTAAGCTGTAATCTTGTTGAATTTCCGATTTATTCAACCGTTCACTAtcgatttatttgattattctgaattaaccaaaaaattttaaaatgtttcttctaaaaaaaagtcGAGTAATTACTCGACTTTACTGACAATTCCGGTCGGGAGTCGGAAATGGTGTTTACGACACTGACTTACCTGACACCCACCCCTACAAGCTGGTTAGGATGTGTGGAAAAATAAGGTCACTAACTGGTATCTAAGCAATACTTCCAATTGCTTTTATAGAACTTCCTTCTTGTATCATCAAACTGTCATCGCCCATTAATGCAACACCAACATTTCTTTGATTCCAAATTTAGAGTGGTACCTATTGTACCCTCTTTAAATTCTACTAATTCACAAGCCATTACTTCATCACAACCAAAAATACGGACAATGTCGTCGCATACttcataagaaagaaaaaaaaatcgataCACGGACACTTTTTTTTAGGTGTATTATAGGATGAAAAATGTTTAGaatactacaacttttattacaattcCTTACAAATTCACGTGATAATATCTTAACAGTGAAAAAACAATTAAGCaataaattcaataaataaatttaattatttagtaattgATGCGGTGAGTATTACATGAAATCAATTtataaagaatttatataataaaaactcTTAATATTTTTAGAGCACTCCTATAGTCCTATGGCCAGTAGGGCCGAACTCAACTTAAAGAGATCTTTATGGCAAAGGAGGGGGCTGAAAATTCAAATGGACCATAAAAAGGCCGGCTCGCAATGGTGCAAAAAGCCCGGCTAGCAAGCATTTGGGACCGTAGTTTCACCCCCTAAAACCCTCGAACCCAATCAAACACCACCGAGCACTATACAAAGGGAAACACAATTTAGGGTTTTACCTTTGAAAACTCAAGACTTTGTGGTTTTCccgagcaagagagagagaaagcaacATGTTTCCTGGGATGTTTATGCGGAAGCCGGACAAGGCCGTGGCTCTGAAGCAGCTGCGAAGCCACGTGGCGATGTTCGGGGCATGGGTCGCCGTGATCCGTGTCACCCCCTATGTTCTTCACTACCTTGCTGGTGAGAAGGaagagctcaagctcgagttctAGATCCCATTCCTCTTCCAATTCCATTCTCGCTAGGTAATTACCGAATCTATATTTATTTCTctggttcttttttctttttattttttatttttaaatttaaggtgggtgtttaaattttatttatttatagattaTAATGGGAAGTGGGTATTCTCTATTTGTGGCTTAAGTTTAGAAATTGATCAGTTTTatgctcttttttattttgtaaatcctGACGTACTTGTTTAGGTTGTAAACTGTTTACTGgtcttggttattttttttgtatgtctTTTTCTAAATTCATTAAAGAGTTTGTGGATGTATCTATCGTGTGAATTAAGATGTATGTGTTTGTTCAAATAATGGTTTAAGAATCTCTTTGGTGCAAACAATTCTTAGGGGCACACCCGCCGGCGAAGCCGGAGTCTTACCCGATCCGTGTGGAGGGGGTGGTTTGCACGGGTATGGGGTTTGCTCGATAGGAGTGGGTACATGAAGTGTCTGACAGCATTACTTCGTTTGGATTTTTAATGCATGTAACACGAGTCCATAATTCGATTTCAAATGCGCTACTGTTTTTCGTGCTTAATCAATGTATAAATTGAGAGAAGAAGATCACAGTGTAATTTATcacaaaattgaaattgaattttATATGGTCAGCGCAATATAAATGCTGGAGACGATTAGTTGTGATAACTTGCCTTGGAGCTGTTCACATGTTTTGCTCTTGACCCTAGCATGTAACAGTGTTGATTATGAGTCTTGATATTGGATTATATGATACACATATAGACtactttttataattattattttttttattgagtaaaagaaattcattaaaagtgcaAGGGGCGCCATCTAAGTAcatatgaagtatacaagagaaacaccaagcaaatcaagaacaagaaaagagagaacatAAATCTGCATAGCTAGAGACATAGAGAAAGGTGGTAGCAGAGATCCACTCAAATAAGGCTTTAAGAAAACAAGTCCGTATATCTGAACTCGTTATCTCTTGATTATTGAAGCTTTAAGCGTTCATttttctccaaatacaccacaataaaaGGACATATGGACTTATAATCTGAAGAAAGGATTAATtatatagaagtgtagtttggATATACAATGCAAGAAAAACTGGAGACATACATCTTATTGCTAGAAATGCATTTTGCTAGAGCAAGAAGAATGTGAAGAATGATAGAGTATTTATTAGAAAGTCTCCTGTCAATTTTGGACTTGACTTGCTAGACAGGGCTATCTCTTGACATATATAAGACAGAAGCTACCTTGCATGATATGAAAGGGCGACTTGTGTTTCgctttttttcaatttgcaaGACATCACCTAGATATGTATATCTTATTGTTAAAAACGCATTTTGCTAGAGGTGGAGCAAAAAGAATGTGAAGCATTGTCTAAAATTTGGAAGTCTCCTTGTCAATTTTGGGTTTGGCTTGTGCAGCAGGGCCTTCTCCTAACACATAAGAAAGGATCTACTCTGAACATGACTATGAAAGGGCCTCTTCTGTTTCTCAGGTTGCTGATTTGCAAGTCTATATGGAAAGACTTAGTTCCCCCTAtcatactttatttttttttacctatacAATGGAGATCTCCAATTTTCCTGTATCAAATCTCTGTCTTTCTAAACTTACCTTTGAAATGCTCAAAATACTCATggtgcacaacaagtgcactaccACAAGACACAGTAGAGTGGGCTCCACACAATGGGatccactccattgtgccttgtggtagtgcacttgttgtgcaccATGAGTGCAAGTATCATTCCCCCTTCTCTTATGTCTTCTTTTGAATCTTCCAGTGCTTCTCATGACCCAAGTTTATGATTTTTGAACTAGCTCATGGTTCACCCTCAGGAAAATCTATATGTTTTTGTCCATTGACAACTACCCATTGTTAGGAGGTGTTGTATGACCCCCAATATGATCAAAATTCTctaattgattgaaaaatttATATTCCTGTCTGTGAATTTAAACCCCCTTCGAAGGTGGGTTTTGGTAGGTTGATGGCTAATGTAAAATTGGTAGCTTACGAGCAAGAACCATTGCTTGTGtaaatatttttagttgttaatttCAGTAAGTTAGagggtgatgatgatgatgatgtcaGTCTTTATGTGAAGCTCACCATCTCACCAGCTATTAGTCTCCTGAAGTTGGCGTACTAAGATTTCAGAACTTATGCTTCAGGTTTAAGCTTTCAAAGATATGTACTTACATTTTGTTTGTATCGACTGGTGAACCacgacatttttttcttttttctttttcccctttctaTCTTGTCATAAACtgatatttactatttttatctTATGCAGTGTGACTGGGAGGAGAGGAATTGACATGATGGACAAGCTTTTCTGGGCTCTTAACTTTATTtatatcgtttttttttttttatcctggAATATTCTCAGGCCAGAGTGTCCTTCATTAATTAGATCATGTTTCTTGAAGCTTATCTATCATTTAAGGCGAAAACTTGGTTCATGTTATCTTGTGGATAATATTTCATTGGATGTACCTTGTTATTTGGTGATAGCAATATTAAATTTGACTTATTGACAGGGATACTTAACTGTTTAATCACGTTCTCTAACAGTAACAGGGTTCTGCCCCACCTGGGACCAGCTTCTTTACTAGTTTTTCTCTCATATCCATTATTTTTCATCTAATCTATATATGTAATTTGGTTGAGGGTATTGCAGCAAAATGCCAATTTTGGCTGATCATAGCAATGCAGATGAATGTGGGGGCATTTCTTGGCTTTTGAATTGTGGAATTTAACATTACCTCCCGCATTTGCGTTAACATTATCAGGAAATATCCTAGATTTTCATGTTTGGTTTAGTCATAAAGCATCCTATATGACCCATTTGTTCTTCacaaaatatccttataataagttttgttcaaaattttcttacaaTTTGCACGTTTTACTTCGAAGAAAAAGAAACGTAGACTTTTTACCTTTGTTGGCATTATCTTCATTCCCATATCCGTGTTGCTTCCTTATTCGTCAAATTTTACTTCTAATAAAATGTTCAAAGAAAATATTTGGCAATTTGTGGAATTCTTCCGCCGTAAGTGGAACTTTTGTGGTGTCAATTATCCTACCTGAAGTGAAGAATTGTTTCACTCAAATCCCATTTTCAGTCACAACCAACCTAACCATTGTAACTTATCAAATCAATTGTTGCTGGAATTGCTTTTCATGTGAAAGTCCTTTAAGTTACCTTTATAAATACATTTATCTAAGTAGTTTCtcaaatttggatttga
The sequence above is drawn from the Alnus glutinosa chromosome 11, dhAlnGlut1.1, whole genome shotgun sequence genome and encodes:
- the LOC133881813 gene encoding RING-H2 finger protein ATL65, which gives rise to MIVVIIVMAPAQPPVNDFQSWAPSPTPFTSITPTVGFVNPSSPPSKLPVQFSPPLIAMVVVVVAAFLLVTYSRLISRHVIPPILRQWKRWRRRRRARSYLPSSSGDLDSLPYDSPFFDPSDGFHVYSPYGLDESVIKTIPLSLYTAKSNRDRRDCAVCLWEFEDGDYVRALPVCSHAFHVDCIDVWLRSHANCPLCRAEIFCSESPFIPVMASRIRPSLDDTLLRSFALEPLTEASPEPHRSFSEITPCIEELQSPMRNNNISEDRFNGRDFLLKRSYSFGFERSLASERMVLEPATASPWRYRRGSFWSKRPSPFGSLGKPRVFSFRYYRGMKSPFFRRRGFFPLSESSVRFGGSGGGGSPRRTKSLTSPMFMRSSALAAGGVAAFSSSRLKCGDPEALLSPERFSRR
- the LOC133880941 gene encoding mitochondrial import receptor subunit TOM6 homolog translates to MFPGMFMRKPDKAVALKQLRSHVAMFGAWVAVIRVTPYVLHYLAGEKEELKLEF